The nucleotide window ACCGCATGCCACGACGTTTTTGTTACGCCGAGGATCAGCATATCGCCTTGCGGCGCGCCGCCGATCTTCGACGAATAGCGGGCTCCGACACGGATATGGTGGCGCGTCACGTCGTTGATGCGCGCGCCGTCGTCGATGAACGACGCCAGTGCGATCGACGGATGTTCCATCAGGTTCTGCCCGACGCCCGGCAGTCCGGCGACAACGTCGATGCCGAGATCGCGCAGATGCGCGACCGGCCCGATTCCGGAGCGCAGCAGCAACGCCGGCGAGCCAATCGCGCCCGACGATACGATGATCTCGCCGCCGCTCACGCGTTTGCTCTTATCGCCTTCCTGAATCACAACGCCCGTGCAACGCGTGCCATCGAAACTCAGGCTCGCGACTTCGGTGCCGGTTCTGATCGTGAGATTCGGCCGACTGCGCGTTGCCGCGTCGAGGTAAGCCGTCGCGACCGACACGCGCTGCTCGTTGAAATTGGAAATCGCAATCGGGAAATAGCCATCGCGGAAGTCGCCGTTCTGATCCGGCAAATAGTCATAACCTTGCGCCTCGAGCGCCGCGGCGACAGCTCGCGCATGGCCGGACCATTGCTCGGGGAAAATGCGCCGCACACGTATCGGCCCATTGGTGCCGTGCAGCGCATCATGAAAGTCAATATCCGTTTCCATCCGCTTGAAGAATGGCAGCACGGAATCCCAATTCCAGCCACGCGCGCCGTGTGTCTCCCAGGCGTCGTAATCGGACGGCGCACCACGGTTGAAGAACTGGCCGTTGATCGACGAACCACCACCGAGGATGCGCGCCTGTTCATACTTGCGTGCGCGGCCCGCCACGCCGTTGATCCGCACGGTCGACGCCTGCAACTCCGGCCAGATGTAGTCCGGATTCAGATAAGCGGTGCCCGGATAGCTGTCGAGGATCGCGGGTGGCACGTTGTCGAGTGAAATGTCGGCGCCCGCCTCGCAGAGAAGCACGCGGTTGGCGGGCTTCGCTGACAGGCGGCTCGCCAGCACGCAGCCGGCTGATCCGCCGCCGACGATGATGTAATCGAAATGCTCAGAAGGAGACGTTGCAGGCATGGGGCACTCCTTTCACATGCGCGCGCACTAACGCTGCGGATATCGCGCACTTCGGGTTCGAGCGGTGGGCTGGTCGGGACATGTGCGTGAGCCAATGGCATCCATGGCTATGCATTGATCCACACCGCCTTCGTATTGAGGAACTCCTCGACGTGTTCGCGTCCAGACTCGCGGCCGTAACCGCTCATCTTGTAGCCGCCGAACGGCACCGCTGGATCCATCGCCTGGTAGCAATTGACCCACACGGAACCGGTGCGCAAGCCACGCGTCACCTGCTGCGCCGTGGCGAGGCTGCGGGTCCACACGCCGCCGCCGAGGCCGAAGTCCGAGGTGTTGGCACGCGCGATCACATCGGCCGCGTCGCTGAACCGCAGTGCGGAAATCACCGGCCCGAAGATCTCCTCTCTCGCGATACGCATGTCGTCGCGCACGTTGGCGAATACCGTGGGTCGCACGAAAAATCCGTTGTTCAATTCGGACTGACCAGCCGGCAGGCCTCCACCGAGCAGCGTCGCGCCCTCATCCTGGCCGGCGCGCAGATAGCCGGCGACGCGCGTCAGTTGTTGCTCGGAGACGAGCGGCCCGAGCTGCATGTCGGGGTCGGCGGGATCGCCGACGCGCAATGCGTTGCCGAACGCCGCAACCTTTTCGACAAACTCGTCGTATACCGACTCCTGCACGAAGAGCCGCGTGCCGGCGCTACAGATCTGCCCGGAGTTGGCGAATACCGCCATCGCGGCAGCCGGCACCGCGGCGTCGAGATCGGCGTCAGCGAAAATGATGTGCGGCGATTTGCCGCCTAATTCCAGCGACAGGCGCTTGATGTTGCCGGCTGACGCCTCGATGATCTTCTGCCCGACGTGGGTAGAGCCGGTGAAGGCGATCTTGTCGACGTCATGGTGCGCGGCCAGTGCCGCGCCCGCGCCGCCGCGTCCGGTGACCACGTTCAGCACGCCCGGCGGCAAGCCTGCTTCGAGGCATAGTTCCCCTAGCCGCAACGACGACAGCGGCGACTGTTCAGCCGGTTTCAGCACCACCGTGCAGCCGGTGGCCAACGCCGGACCGATCTTCCACAACGCCAGGGTCAGCGGTCCATTCCAGGGCGTAATTGCGCCGACCACACCGAGCGGCTCCTTCACCGTGTACGAAAAGATATTGCCAGGGACCGAATTCGGAATCGTCTCGCCGTGAATGCTCATCGCAAGACCCGCGTAATAGCGGATCAGACCGACAGCGCGATCGCGCGAAGCGCGCGTGCGCAGCAAAGGCGCGCCCATATCGAGCGTATCCAGCGACGCCAGTTCTTCGTAGTGTTCGTCGAGGACATCCGCGAGACGCAGCAGCAGCGCCTGGCGCTCAGCCGGCTTGAACCGGCTCCACGGCCCTTCGAAAGCCTTGCGCGCCGAAGCGACAGCGCGATCGATATCGACCGCGTCACCATCGGACACCGTCGCGATCACGCGCCCCGTAGCCGGGTTGATCGACGTGAACGTCTGCCCCGAGGCCGCGCTCACATGCTGACCGTCGATCAATAGTCGTTTCTCGCCTTCGCGTAGGAAAGTCTGCTTTTCGCGCAGCGCGTCGTTGAATGACATCATGCCTGTCTCCTGTGAGCGGCGGCCTGACCGCTCCGTTTTATATCGCGAGCTTTTGCAAGCGGCGGTACGTCTCTATTCGATCGACGCCTTCGCTACAGACGGCACTGCGGTTTGCGAGGCGACGCGTGGTTCGCTCACCAACTCACCTGCCGCGATCTGTTCGCGCAACCTGTATTTCTGGATCTTCCCCGACGACGTCGCGGGAAATTCGTCGACAAAGAACCACAACGCCGGGGTCTTGTACGCCGCGAGCCGTGCGCGGCAAAACGCGTGCAGATCGTCGGCGGTCGGCTTTGGTATGTCGGCTTTGAAGCGCACCACGGCAACCACGATTTCGCCCCACTTCGAATCCGGCGCGCCGACCACCGCGACCTGTGCGACGGCCTCGTGGGTCCACAGCACGTCCTCGATCTCTTTCGGATAGATGTTCTCGCCGCCGCGGATGATCGAATCTTTCAGCCGACCGGTGATGCGCAGATAGCCGTGCTCGTCCATTCGTGCCTGGTCGCCAGTACGCAGCCAGCCGTCCTCGCGCAGCGTGCTTCTCGACGCTTCATGCATGTCGAAATAGCCGAGCATGGATTGATAGCCGCGTGCCCAGATTTCGCCCGTCTGGCCGAGCGGCAGAGTCGCGCCGGTTTGCGGGTCGGCGACCTTCACTTCCATCTGCGGCGCGGGACGTCCGATGGTTTCGGCCTGGCGCTCGGGTGTGTCGTCCGGAAAGGTCTGGCAGATGACGCCGTTCAGTTCCGTTTGCCCGAAGGTGATGGTGAAGCGGCAATCGAAGGTCTGCATGACCTTGACCACCAGCGGCGCCGGCACAGGTGTGCCGCCGCTCATGATCACCTTCAGACTCGTTAGATCCAGTCGCGGCCGGCTCGGATGCTCCATCAACGCGATCACCATGGTAGGCACCGCATGAATGTGATTGCCCCGCTCCGCGGCGATCAGTTCGAGCATGAACGCAGCGTCGAACTGTGTGAGCATCACGAAGGTGCCCAGCCGCGTGAACGCGCCTAACTGACTCCCCGCGCACCCGCCGACGTGAAAGAGCGGCATCGCGCTGACCCACACACCGCCTTCGGGAAAGTTCGCGCGTAACGACGCGAAGCGTGATGCGTTGACCAGGCCGCGATGGTGTAGACACGCCCCCTTCGGAAAACCAGTGGTCCCGGACGTGAACTGAATCTGCACCATATCGGTGGGCTGCACGCGCGGCAATTCAACCGGCGTGTCGCCGTCCTCGCAGAATTGCGCCCAGTCGTCGAAGCAGATCATCTCGCGCAGATGCGGCAAGCTCGGCGCAATCGCGTCGACAATCGCCCGCTGATCGGTATTGCGGTAGGCCGCGGTGAAAAATATTCCTGCCGCTCTCGCACTACGCAATACGTGACGGACTTCATCGGCGAGATAGGCGGGATTGACCGTCACGAGCACCAGACCGGCGAGACTCGCGCCATGCTGCAACAGAATCCATTCGGCGGAATTGGGCGACCACACCGCGACCCTATCGCCGGGAGCGAAGCGCTTCAACAAAGCAAACGCCACGCGCTCGGCAGCACTCAACAGTTCGCGATAGGTCCAGCGTCGAGTGGCCTTCGTGGCCGCGTTGCCCTCCACGAACGCAGTGCGATCGGGCACCTTCCGTGCGGCGTCGCGCAACACGTCGCCCAGTGTGGTTTCCCACAAATCCGGCGCACGATCCGCTGGCCAATACGATTCTTCAAGTTTCAACTCAGCTTGCATCCCGTTTCTCCCTCTTGCCCGACGGCGATGCAGACTGGCGGCCCGCACCTCGTGTGTCCCCTTTCAGCGTACAGCCGATTGCGCGGTTCACGGCGCCGACAGTGCCGCGAACGCCGGCGCGCGTTTTTCCTGCATCGACTTGACGCCTTCCAGATAGTCGGGGGCCTTCATCAATTCGCCGATCAGCCGCTTCGAATCTTCGACGGCAGCGCCCACGTTGGCGCTCAGCAACTCGGCATAGACCTGCCGCTTAGCGGTTTTGACCGCGATCGGCGAGGTGGTCTTCGCAAGGTCTTTGGCGATCTGCATGATCCGCGATTCGAATGTTTCCGCTTCGAACACGCCGTTCAACCAGCCCATACGGTCCGCTTCCTCGGCAACGAGCACACGGCCGGAAATCAGAATATCCATGGCATGCGTCAGGCCGACGATGCGCGGCAGAATCCACGCCAGCCCGTATTCGGCCGGCAGGCCCAGGCGCGGCGTCGAGGTGGTGAGCTTGGCGCCGCTCACCGCGTAGCGCAGGTCACAGAACGACGCGAGCGCCACGGCAATACCCGCGCAGGCGCCGTTGATCGCCGCAATCACGGGCTTTTGCAGACCCCAGTGCCAGACCATCTCGTGATCGAATTCCTCACGCACGCCATGTCCCGGTTGTGGCAACACCTGTGCATTGGTGCTTTCCACATAATCCTGTTTTGCGTCGACATAGTGATCGAGCGCCTTGAAATCGGCGCCGACGCAAAACTGCCGCCCCGCGCCGGTCACGACGATGACCCGCACCTCTGGATCCGCGTCGTGACTCGCCATCAGCCAGCGATATTCCTCGTTCATGCGTTTGGTCCAGGAATTGCCGCGACCCGGGCGGCTCAGGCGCACGATCGCCACGCCGTCTTCCTTGCTCGTTTCCGTGACATGCAGATCCATACTCTCGTCTCCTCTCATGGGCGTGCGACAAGCGCTCAATCACAGCGCCGTTAATGTCTGCACAACGCCGGCGAATCAGTCGAACACCTTGTTGCGTTCTTTAAAGGCGGCAGTGGTGCCTTTGTCGCGCCGCTCGCGCAAAAAGTTGTATTCATCTTCTTCCAGTCGAAGATTGGTCCCGAGCGTGTGGCCCACATAGCCACGATAGAACTGCTGAGAGCCACCGAGACTGTCGAGCGCCATCTGGAACATTGCCTTGCCGGTGACGAGCGCGTCGCGTGGATGCTGCGCGACGCGGCGGGCCCAGTCTTCGACGGTGGTTTCAAGTTGCTCCTGCGGCACGCTTTGATTCACGAGGCCAAGTCGTTCGGCGTCGCGGCCGTCGAAGTTGTCACCCAGCAGCAGTAATTCGCGCGCCTTCTTCGGACCATAGGTCATGATCTGCGTATTCAGATGCCACGTATTGCCGGCCAGTCCGAGGCGTTGTTCCGAATGGCTGAAGCGGGCGTCGTCCGCGGCAATCGCGAGGTCCACCAGTTCCACCAGGTAGAGCCCGGCGCCCGTGCACCACCCCTGCACCTGCGCAATCACCGGCTTCAGCGAATACTGGAACGCCATGTAGTTCTCACCAAGCTTGCGATCGCGCAGCAAGCGCGAACGCTGACTCGGCCGGCGCGGTTTCACACCGGGTTCGGTCGCTTCGAGCCCGTATGAGCGCACCGCGTCGTTGTAATCGTGCCCGGAGCAGAACGACTGCCCTCGCCCTTTCAGGATGATGACTTTGATGTCGTCGTCGGCCTCCGCTTCGTGAAGCGCTTCGACCAGCGTGTCGAGGTCGTCGAACTTCAGCGCGTTGTGCTTTTCGGGGCGATTGAGGATCAACCGCGCAACCGGACCGTCTTTCTCGACCAGGATCGCTGGTTCCATACATAGCTCCATGCAAAAGATTGCCAACCGCGTGGACCGGGCCGTCGACCGTTCAATCCGGCCCACTGCGCCAGCGCCCGAATAAATGCTACATCGTTTGACTAATAGTATCAACGAATGTAGTATTTTTTCAAGGCCAACCCGATCCCTCGCAAGCGCCGCATTGCCATTTAAGGCTTCATCGATCGGGATGCTTCTGGAAAACCCTGGAGAACAGATATGAGCGAGACACCGCACGGCGCCCACGCAGCGCCGCACGATCAAGGCGCACAGCCGCTGGCTGGCATACGGGTGATCGAATTTGCGCACTGGATGGCCGGCCCGCTCGCCGGCGGCCTGCTGGCCGATTGGGGTGCGGACGTGATCAAGATCGAGCCGCCGGGCGGCGAACCGATGCGGGCGATCTTCTCATCGCTCGGTGCGCGCAGCGACACGCCCAATGGTGCGTTTCTGGCGGCCAATCGCGGCAAACGGTCGGTGGCACTCGAAATCAAATCCGAGGCCGGCATGCAAGCGTTCGATGCCTTGCTGGCCAGCGCCGACGTGCTGCTCACCAACTTGCGCCCCGACGCATTGATGCGTCTCGAACTGACACCCGAGGCGATTCGCGAGCGCTATCCGCGGCTCGTCTACTGCTCGGTCAGCGCATACGGCTGGGGTGGTCCCGACCAGAACCGCCCAGGTTATGACGTGGCGGCTTTTTTCGCGCGCACCGGCATTTCGCACGAGATCACCCAGCAGGACAGCGCACCGCTCGCCCTGATGCAAGGCATCGGCGACAGCTTCACCGCGATGACGGCGGCGACCGGCACGCTGGCGGCATTGCTGGAGCGCGAGCGCACCGGCCGGGGCCAATTCGTCGAGGCTTCGTTATTGCGCACCGGCATGTGGGCGCTGTGCGGCGAACTCGGCGTGCAGGCCATGGGTGGCAACCCCAAGCCGCCGTATCCGCGCGGCGAGTCGCGTACGCCGCTGTACAACTCCTATCGCACTCAGGATGGCCGCTGGTTCTTCCTGGTAGGCGTGGAGGCGCAACGCCACCTGCCGTCGGTGCTCGCCGCGATCGGCCGCAGCGATTTGCTGGGCGACGAGCGCTTCAACAGCGCCCGGGCGATCGCGAAGCATCGCGCTGACTTCATTCCCATGCTCGACGCCGCGTTTGCCGCGCATCCGCTCGCGCATTGGGCCGAAGTGTTCGACGAACACGGAGTGTGGTGGGCGCCGGTGCAAACGCCGGCGGATCTGATCGACGACGCGCAGGCCGCCGCCACGGGCGCATGGATTGAAGTGGACACCGGCGCCGACTCGGCATCGGTGAAATCGGTTGAAGCGCCGATCCGTTTCGACGGCAAGCGACGTTCGCGCGTGGCCGGGTCGCCCGCCGTGGGTGAACACACTGACGAAGTCCTCGGCGCGCTGGGTCTTGCCGCACGCCAGTGCACCGATTCCTGAGTCACGCAATGCGTCTCGCGCACGACGCGCCTTCTATCCAATCACAGAGGTAAAAAATGGCGGAAGTCATGACCGAAGCCGGTCAATCCCAACGTTGGGGCCGCGATGTCGAATCGATCACGGTCGATCAGCATGCATGCCGCGCCTATCGAAACCGGCCACGCTCGCTCGCCGAATTGCTGACCGATAGCCTGCGCTGGGGTGAGCGGCCGTTTCTCGTCGAAGGACAACGGCGCCTCAGCTTCGAGACACATGCGCGCGCCGTCGGCGTGGTGGCGACACAGCTTCGCGCGGCCGGAGTGCGAACCGGCGACCGCGTGATGCTGCTCGGCTTCAACAGCGTCGAATGGCTGCTCGCGTTCTGGGCCACCCAGCGTCTGGGCGCCGTCGCCGCACTTGGCAATGCCTGGTGGAGCGACACGGAGACGGCTCACGCAGTGGACCTGGTGAAGCCCGCGCTCATCGTCACCGACCGTCCCGCAGAACGCACTTTTCCGGCCGGCTATTCACGGCTCGCCTTCGATCAGTTGCAAGCGGGACATGGCGCGGACGCGATGTTCCATCTGCCCGACGCGGATATCGCGGAAGACGATCCGGCTATTCTCATGTTCAGTTCGGGCACGACAGGCGCCGCCAAGGCCGTGGTGATGTCGCATCGCGCTGTGATCGCGAACATCCAGAATCTGCTGGTGCTGACCGGCCGCCTGCCGGATGAACTGGGCCCGGACCACGCCGGTACGACCAGCTTGCTGACCGTGCCGCTGTTTCATTTGTCGGGTATTCAGATCAGCTTCTCGACACTGCTGTCCGGCGGCGCACTGATCTTTCTGGAAGGGCGCTTCACACCCGAAAAGGTATTGAGTCTGATCCAGCAGGAACGCGTACGCGTGTGGGGCGGCATTCCGACGATGGTGTCACGCGTGGTCGAGTTCGAGCATTTCGCCGACTACGATACCTCCAGCGTCAAATCGATCCCGATGGGCGGCGCCGCGGTCTCGCCTGAACTGCGCGCGAAAATTCAGGCGGCGTTTCCGCTCATCAAGAAACGTGTCAACAGCTTGTATGGGTTGACGGAAGCCGGCGGCGTTTTGGCTGCGGCATCCGGTGCGGAGTTGCAAGGGCGGCCTGGTTGCGTCGGCCGGCCGTTGCCGGTAGTCGAGATCAGGATCGATAAAGCGGATCTGCACGGCGTGGGCGAAATCTGCGCGCGCACGCCGTCGGCGGCCAGCCGCTATTGGGGCGAAGAAGCGCCGATCGCCGACAAGGACGGTTGGATTCGTACCGGCGACCTCGGCCGTCTCGACGAAGAGAATCGACTTTATGTCGTGGGTCGTTCGAAAGACATCATCATTCGCGGCGGCGAGAATATCGCGTCGGCTCACGTGGAGAGGTGCCTCTCTACGCATCCGGGTGTGCTCGAAGTCGCCGTCGTGGCATTGCCGCATGACGATCTCGGCGAGGAAGTGGCGGCCGCCGTCGTGCTGCGGCCGGGCGCGACGATACGCGCGGACGATCTCGCGGCGCATGCGGGCACGACACTCGGGCGCTTCGAAATTCCGTCCCGCTGGTGGCTGCGCTACGACGCCTTGCCGACCAACGCGTCAGGCAAGATCCTCAAGCGTGAACTCGTCGAACAATGGCCCGCGGCTGACGCAACGGCCAGCCTGCATGACACGCAGCTCACGGAGCCTTCGCGTGTCACCCCCGACTGCTGAAGCCGGTTACCGCGCCGGCGCGGTGCCGGTTAGCTCCGTCCACCTCGCGTGGGCGGCGTCCTGCCAGCGCGCCCGAATCGTGCCCAGTTTCGCGGCGTCCTGGCGTCCCTGCCAACCGGCCGGCAACAGGATGTCCGGCAGACCGGGATCGATATAGGGCAGGCGTTGCAACTGATTGACCAGTTGCACGTGCGCAAACAGGATCGCGTCGTCGGAGCGCGGCCGCATCTTCTGGAAGGCCGATGCGAGTTCGCGATAGTGCTCCGACACGGCGTCGAGATTCCATGCTCGCTGGGCGAGTTCAGCATCGCTCACGCCGAGATCGAACGATTTCCCGACAAACCCGAATGCCACCCCCGACAGACCCAGCTCCGCGAGTACCGCCTTCGTTTCAGCCTGTCTGTTCACATGAGGGTTGACCCACAGCGCGGGCGATGGATTGCCGAAGCCCAACCAGCTCAGCGCGCGATAGGCTTTGACGCGCATCGTGCGATGCGTCTCGGGCAAGGACAGATGCAGGACCAGCCAATGACCGTTCCACGCCTCGCCCGCCAGCGACTTCACACGCAGCGACCCCGCTGCGATCAGATCGCGGCCGCGCGTGGTCAGCGACCAGCTGGCGCGCCGGCCGTCACGTGCATTCTCGATCCATCCTGCCGTTGCCGCACGCGCAATCGCCTGGCGAGCCGCTTTCTCGGCCACGCCAACCCCTTCTAATGCGTGCAGCAAGGTAGCCGTCCACACGGGACGATCCTCGCGCACGACGAACTCGCCGAGCAGCGTCAACAGAAGCGACCGCGCGCTGCCCGGCGTGACGCGTTCTGCGGTATCGGCCTCGTCGCCGAATTCAATTGCGTTGTGAGACGAATCTGCCATGCCGCGTTCCTGATCTGACGAACGTAAAAATGGAGGGTGCTGTTTAAAAACGTCCGATGGTAGGTAGTTTGCCACGGACACGTCAAGCCGCGAAGCGTGCCCACCTGAGCGGCTGCCCTCTGCTTCATGCCGCAAACGTGGCGTGGCTGAACACGCCTTGCGCGGTCGCGATAAGCAAACCGCTGTCGGTCCACGCCTCGCCGTTGGCAAAAAACACTGAACGGCCTTCGCGCTGAACGTAGCCCTTGCCGACGATATGCGTGCCCACGCCCTTCTCCAGATACGACAGCGTCAGCGAAAGGGTTGAGCCTACGCGCTGCTTCCCCTCTTCACGATTGAACAGACCCGCGAGACCACACACCGAGTCCAGCAGCGCGGCGGTTACACCGCCGTGCAGAATGCCGCCGGAATTCAGCAGGCTCGGCGTGACCGGTAAAACGATCTCGGCATAGCCGTCACGCCACACTTCGACCCTTGCGCCAAGCAGATCGATGAACGGATTGAGCTTCACGTGTCCCTTCTCCATGATGAATTAACGAACGCATCCCCCGGCGCCGGAAATCGGCGTTTAAGGGTAAACACGTCGCTGCATAAATGCTACATGAGATGTAAATTGATATCACACAATGTAGCATATCAGAAGCGCTCCGTAACAACCCATGTTCCGCGATGAACGAATCGCGGCTACGCAAAGCGCCACGCCAGATCAATATCCTTAGTCGTACGTATAACAAAAAAATCTTGATCATTTGGAGACGTTGATGAAGAAGATTGCTTTCGGCATGACCTGTCTTGTATTCACAGGCGCCGCGCACGCGACTGTGACGCTCTATGGCCTGATCGACGCGGGCCTCACCTATACCAACAATCAGAAGGGGTCATCGAACTGGCAGACCGCCAGCAGCGTGATGCAGGGCGACGCCTGGGGACTGCGTGTCACAGAAGACCTGGGCGGTGGATTGACAAGCGTCGCGGTGGTGGAAAGCGGCTTCAACCTGTTCGATGGCACTTTCATGCAAGGCGGCCGCGAATTTGGCAGGCAAGCGTATCTTGGCCTGTCGAATCAGTACGGCACGGTGTCGGTCGGCCGGCAATACGACCTGATCGCGGATTTCGTCATCCCGGTCAGCTCGGTACCGTATCTCGGTGTCTATTCCGGGCATGTTCAGGATAACGACAACCTCCAGCACACGTTCCGCCTTAGCAACGCGGTCAAATACATCAGCCCGAGCTACGGCGGTTTTTCGTTCGGCGGTATTTACGCATTCGGCAATGAGGCGGGCTCGTTCGCGACCAATCGGGTATGGAACGTCGGGGCAAGCTATAAACACGGCGCATTTTCAATTGCCGCGGCGTACGAGGCGCTAAGCCAGCCGGCCGGGAACACGACGGGCGCGGTGGGTGTGTCCGGGACTTCCGGCTCGGATTATCCGTCGCTCCCGGCGCTCTACGAGACCGGCACTGTGCTCAAACAACAGATCGCGGTCGTGTCCGGTAACTACCAGATCGGCAAGTTCACCGTCGGTGCGACCTACAGCCATGTGCGTTTCGACGTCACTACCTCGCCCGTGAATGTCGACAACTTCGAAGTCTTCGGCAGTTACGCGGCGAGTCCCGCGTTGTTTCTGACCACCGCACTCGCACAGAGCAACGTCAAGCTGGTGGATTCGGGCATGAAGCCGAAGTATCAGCAAGTTAGCG belongs to Paraburkholderia aromaticivorans and includes:
- a CDS encoding PaaI family thioesterase, which codes for MKLNPFIDLLGARVEVWRDGYAEIVLPVTPSLLNSGGILHGGVTAALLDSVCGLAGLFNREEGKQRVGSTLSLTLSYLEKGVGTHIVGKGYVQREGRSVFFANGEAWTDSGLLIATAQGVFSHATFAA
- a CDS encoding porin, which produces MKKIAFGMTCLVFTGAAHATVTLYGLIDAGLTYTNNQKGSSNWQTASSVMQGDAWGLRVTEDLGGGLTSVAVVESGFNLFDGTFMQGGREFGRQAYLGLSNQYGTVSVGRQYDLIADFVIPVSSVPYLGVYSGHVQDNDNLQHTFRLSNAVKYISPSYGGFSFGGIYAFGNEAGSFATNRVWNVGASYKHGAFSIAAAYEALSQPAGNTTGAVGVSGTSGSDYPSLPALYETGTVLKQQIAVVSGNYQIGKFTVGATYSHVRFDVTTSPVNVDNFEVFGSYAASPALFLTTALAQSNVKLVDSGMKPKYQQVSGTVDYFLSKRTDVYTSVSYQHAGGDAKVANLYSLPASSTTNQLAVRIGLRHKF